A genome region from Cryptosporidium parvum Iowa II chromosome 8, whole genome shotgun sequence includes the following:
- a CDS encoding Ser/Thr protein kinase: MFSSLISKLFNDLPSNFGYTIGEKVKGEDYSIWTHYRGCRKNKPEQTCSVFVFDKTQNSGNENVLGFIPFETAKKLAKNQFQKCKSLIHPCILKVYDTLEVPNSYYIITEPCVSLYNLSVNINHSFVTYDDNSKESEYEIGFPKDCISGLYEIIKGLKFLHNDGKLLHGNISPLTIYLNFEGSWKLGGFENAISLSDTSSYYMDDISKQSTAYNIMGWKFARVSRNPKSLDLWNLGCLIYWSYQVSSNLNPSDIYSNIANQSKIMQRKGFIESLKLPYMNGDVLTIENDLIPRWLHDWLSELLTCMNTNREIDIENGLSLINNNSPFVELMNQLNDFMLKSPEDKQIFCTQYLPHLLTSIKVHGDSSTNIIIIQRILEKLLINFSQCTPSVFPLVLTLMEPFKDVTTCPKFILRSFYTVTKFLLCQNDRSIRYTLLKNISKYERFLLKEIFQSCIESILVGFQDTTNVIRETTLQSMIVIIPILLKEDTEKSCSIEDDGQTLKNQNSKSNTSNDFMYSIKEGWKKNSAALLNAFGGNSGSQIAVDKLVCAMFVLSKDPEVIIRSNTVICFAKLMNVLPEQYHATILNKVYLSTIKDPFPICRKAAIQALLSTIHFYSPTIITQQILPSVSANGFMEGQPEIMEISLTLIKNVTNILAPYIEEQIKLKQEQDRIRLEEEKLASQKEPKPNTGINSNNNNNNNNITQSSSNVFDQQSANLQNKHISNSNFTLEKNNLPKTKETPAINNNCMSANNKMHAHAQNLQSKSAYNTGMGIGISAAGGNSNDKKDVDWNDFESDLFDFSISSDHNNGNKSVSSNPNIIESDNSRVKSNFGSLNLGSNSRNNILYQSEPTGVTNLPSYSANNDRKKEIMDNLPLITDQFSTSKNSKVEKMPGKKLSTKLDLDSDDFWKEFE, encoded by the coding sequence ATGTTTTCTTCTTTGATTTCAAAGCTATTTAACGATTTGCCAAGTAACTTTGGTTATACTATAGGCGAGAAAGTAAAAGGGGAGGACTATAGTATTTGGACCCATTATAGAGGCTGCAGGAAGAATAAACCAGAGCAAACTTGTAGtgtttttgtttttgaCAAAACTCAAAATTCTGGTAATGAAAATGTACTTGGGTTTATTCCATTTGAAACAGCAAAAAAGCTTGCAAAAAAccaatttcaaaaatgcAAGAGCCTAATACATCCCTGTATTTTGAAGGTATATGACACTTTAGAAGTTCCAAACtcttattatattataactGAACCATGTGTGTCGCTTTATAACCTTTCagtaaatattaatcattcTTTTGTTACATATGATGATAATTCAAAGGAATCAGAATATGAAATAGGTTTTCCAAAGGACTGTATTTCAGGATTATATGAGATCATTAAAGGGCTAAAGTTCTTGCACAATGATGGAAAACTTTTGCATGGGAATATTAGTCCTTTgacaatttatttaaattttgagGGTTCTTGGAAACTTGGTGGATTTGAAAACGCTATATCTCTGAGTGATACAAGTAGTTATTATATGGATGATATTTCAAAACAAAGTACTGCTTATAATATAATGGGATGGAAATTTGCTAGAGTATCGAGAAACCCTAAGAGTCTTGATCTTTGGAATCTTGGATGCCTGATTTATTGGTCATATCAAGTATCTTCCAATTTGAACCCATCAGATATATACAGTAATATTGCTAACCAATCAAAAATCATGCAAAGAAAAGGTTTTATTGAGTCATTGAAGTTACCTTATATGAATGGAGATGTTCTTACTATTGAAAACGATTTGATTCCACGTTGGCTTCATGACTGGTTAAGTGAATTGTTAACTTGTATGAATACAAATAGAGAAATTGATATAGAAAATGGTCTaagtttaattaataataactcaCCTTTTGTAGAGCTTATGAACcaattaaatgattttatGTTGAAGTCTCCAGAAGacaaacaaattttttgtACTCAGTACCTTCCACATTTACTTACTAGTATTAAAGTGCATGGAGATAGCTCTACcaacattattattatccaAAGGATTCTTGAAAAGcttttaataaactttaGTCAGTGCACCCCGAGCGTATTCCCTTTAGTATTAACCTTGATGGAGCCTTTTAAAGATGTTACAACATGCCcgaaatttattttgaggTCATTCTACACAGTAACAAAATTTCTTCTCTGTCAAAATGATAGATCCATTAGATATACTTTACTtaagaatatttcaaaatatgaaaGGTTTCTTTTGAAAGAGATTTTCCAGAGCTGCATTGAGTCCATCTTAGTTGGGTTTCAAGATACCACTAATGTGATAAGAGAAACAACTCTTCAAAGCATGATTGTAATTATTCCTATTCTTCTTAAGGAAGATACTGAGAAAAGCTGTTCTATTGAGGATGATGGCCAAACCTTGAAAAACCAAAACTCCAAGTCAAATACATCCAATGATTTTATGTACTCCATAAAGGAGGGTTGGAAAAAGAATAGTGCTGCCCTATTAAATGCTTTTGGAGGGAATAGTGGATCTCAAATAGCTGTTGATAAGCTTGTGTGTGCAATGTTTGTTCTTTCAAAAGACCCCGAAGTCATTATTAGAAGCAACACTGTTATTTGCTTTGCTAAATTAATGAATGTCTTACCAGAGCAATACCATGCGacaattttaaataaggTATACCTTTCAACGATTAAGGACCCTTTCCCCATTTGCAGAAAGGCTGCCATTCAGGCTCTTCTATCTACCATTCACTTTTACTCTCCAACTATAATTACTCAACAAATTCTCCCAAGTGTTTCTGCTAATGGCTTTATGGAAGGCCAACCCGAAATTATGGAAATATCTTTGACTCTGATTAAAAATGTGACCAATATTTTAGCTCCATACATTGAAGAACAAATCAAGCTTAAACAGGAGCAAGATAGAATTAGACTAGAAGAAGAGAAACTAGCATCCCAAAAAGAACCAAAACCAAATACTGGAATtaatagcaataataataataataataataatattaccCAGTCATCAAGCAATGTATTTGATCAACAATCTGCTAACCTTCAAAATAAACATATTTCCAACTCTAACTTTActcttgaaaaaaataacttgCCAAAAACTAAAGAAACTCCCgccattaataataattgcaTGTCAGCCAATAACAAAATGCATGCGCATGCACAAAACTTGCAATCAAAATCTGCTTACAACACCGGTATGGGAATTGGAATATCGGCAGCCGGCGGGAACTCTAATGATAAGAAAGATGTAGATTGGAATGACTTTGAAAGcgatttatttgattttagtATTTCAAGTGATCATAATAATGGCAATAAGTCAGTTTCTTCTAATCCTAATATAATTGAGAGTGACAATTCTAGAGTGAAATCTAACTTTGGATCATTAAATTTGGGTAGTAATTCTcggaataatattttgtacCAGAGTGAACCTACCGGCGTCACTAACTTGCCAAGTTATAGTGCCAATAATGATAGAAAGAAGGAAATAATGGACAATCTGCCATTAATTACTGATCAATTTTCTACTAGCAAGAATTCAAAAGTAGAAAAAATGCCTGGGAAAAAGTTATCTACTAAATTAGACTTAGACAGTGATGATTTTTGGAAGGAATTTGAGTAA
- a CDS encoding formin homology 2 domain (FH2) protein has product MITSLVSRILGGSGNGSSSGITTGDDSSLKISEEHSIYCAASLTTFYRPKRLKIAILDHIPCDLDSLSIEFFTIQKSGNFKEFIMSHIHDTKKIKIPRQTLIMNGYSFYSVISSSKTENCQECGNNVCSSLVVDFTRNADNGESTYLIFQGEIILRIYDRKNRLNIYSLARGGNIDDVIHITKDDIILSIPSSFVPSQCFKLDLIMYSAIGWARHGEINQNHSTNTDYSSTKKENVILNKQFSVSLSQNLSICNNEESPKRNSSISKEVNSNVGKPLDFAVSTEIDSDTNKASSNKESKIHPIAKALSSLKSAEINEQDDSNNKPASIEEPDSANEKTSDSKPEISPLAALLRAKAPPLPLHMKSGMKSKSCPFKGIGKDSQGKSIGDKKKVLPLGRRIHWKPLTEEMAQKTIFREILYTSLSSHPQSPPVSPSDSSNLSSPLTSSVEDFYPGFVDDSKTGTTSPMSDSVSPIAITDIHMANTLVHMETLSRVFTKPGSTMGGKGKALENLNSRESSGEPNKITAKGSSDDPNSLNHNQCLTSSEQINGSCGNNGNSAKLPKDDQNNQSNNSSSQKQLPLTFLSQKRAQNMAIVLARLSVPTDYIIEILNSFNISSLTLEDYERIEQVLPTEMELEKINSNPKKELHQLEQFLSRFSHISNPMTRLRFLKFEHILDASEFDIQRNLNTLYSASVQIRNSNKLRLILKAFLLLGNYVNHGINFSTMSNISSISHVANNGSINWSLLETKGFSLSSLLRLVEFKTTIDPSFTALHYIIANLSLTNPNLNLNQFPSDLHAVSEASKISVEALFTCINDMRKELAILEVEKQKFTNDRVENLFESYSRRLDAFVEGYHRIVEKVVDTALYFGQNLPEGNRASIIQPFFETMNIFILQFSSCCKEIREKPSRFSPLLVDSSLVFPNDKSLSSSTSSLMCVPSKMNSTSTNSTSSTNLAENSPNTSLIKIPDIPDSNSLEKLDNDALDKREIQPQLELVSKNYQSKEPFSSNIMNNKKKKETGGLIFIQSSRNNNAIKLPTRLPPPPPPPISPSPPTSKD; this is encoded by the coding sequence ATGATTACAAGCTTGGTGAGCAGAATACTTGGAGGTTCTGGAAATGGATCGAGCTCTGGAATTACTACTGGAGATGATTCGTCTTTGAAAATTTCTGAAGAACACTCAATATACTGTGCAGCATCTTTAACAACTTTCTATAGGCCAAAAAGGCTGAAGATTGCTATATTAGACCATATTCCATGCGATTTAGATAGTTTAAGTATCGAGTTCTTTACGATTCAAAAGTCAggaaatttcaaagaatttatCATGTCACACATTCATGACactaaaaaaattaaaattccTCGGCAAACTTTGATAATGAATGGATATTCATTTTACAGCGTAATATCATCCTCGAAAACTGAAAATTGTCAAGAATGTGGTAATAATGTTTGTTCGTCTTTGGTTGTGGATTTTACTCGAAATGCAGATAATGGTGAATCTacttatttgatttttcaaGGTGAGATCATTTTAAGGATTTATGATAGAAAGAATCGgctcaatatttattcactTGCAAGAGGAGGAAATATTGATGACGTTATTCATATTACTAAGGATGATATTATACTTTCAATCCCTAGTTCATTTGTTCCATCTCAGTGTTTTAAGCTGGATCTTATCATGTATTCAGCTATTGGTTGGGCTAGGCATGGtgaaataaatcaaaaccATTCTACAAATACTGATTACTCTTCAacaaagaaagaaaatgtcattttaaataaacaattttCTGTATCATTATCTCAAAATTTATCTATTtgtaataatgaagaaagcCCGAAAAGAAATTCTAGCATAAGCAAAGAAGTGAACTCTAACGTTGGGAAGCCCTTGGACTTTGCTGTTTCAACAGAAATTGATTCTGATACAAATAAGGCAAGTAGCAATAAAGAAAGCAAAATTCATCCAATTGCCAAAGCTCTGAGCTCTTTAAAATCTGCAGAAATTAATGAGCAGGATGATTCCAACAATAAACCTGCGTCTATAGAAGAACCGGATTCTGCAAATGAGAAAACGTCAGATTCTAAACCAGAGATTTCTCCACTTGCTGCATTGCTAAGAGCAAAGGCTCCTCCATTACCATTACATATGAAATCTGGAATGAAGTCAAAGTCATGCCCTTTCAAGGGAATTGGGAAGGATTCACAAGGTAAATCTATTGGTGACAAAAAGAAGGTTCTTCCATTAGGCAGAAGAATTCACTGGAAACCATTAACTGAAGAGATGGCTCAGAAAACAATATTTCGTGAAATCTTATATACCTCTCTAAGTTCTCATCCCCAGTCCCCTCCAGTATCCCCTTCAGACTCCAGTAATTTGAGTTCTCCATTAACTTCATCTGTTGAAGATTTTTACCCAGGTTTTGTAGATGATTCAAAGACAGGAACTACTTCTCCTATGTCAGATTCTGTTTCGCCAATTGCAATAACAGATATTCATATGGCAAATACTTTAGTTCATATGGAAACTTTATCTAGAGTATTTACAAAGCCTGGAAGTACCATGGGAGGTAAGGGAAAAGCTTtggaaaatttaaattctagAGAATCTAGTGGTGAGCCTAATAAAATTACAGCAAAAGGAAGCTCGGATGATCCAAATTCATTGAATCATAATCAATGTTTGACCTCTTCTGAACAAATCAATGGATCTTGCGGGAATAATGGTAATAGTGCCAAATTACCAAAGGATGACCAAAATAACCAATCCAATAATTCTTCATCTCAAAAACAGCTACCTCTGACATTTTTATCACAAAAGAGAGCACAAAATATGGCGATAGTTTTAGCCAGATTGTCTGTGCCTACTGACTATATTATAGAGATATTAAACtctttcaatatttcaagCCTAACTCTCGAAGATTATGAAAGGATCGAACAAGTTTTGCCAACAGAGATGGAATTAGAGAAAATTAACAGTAATCCAAAGAAAGAACTTCATCAATTGGAACAATTTCTAAGCAGGTTCTCTCATATTTCAAATCCAATGACGAGACTTCGTTTCCTTAAGTTTGAGCATATTCTTGATGCATCGGAATTTGATATTCAAAGGAACTTAAATACTCTTTATTCAGCTTCAGTTCAAATTAGAAATTCTAACAAATTGAGATTAATTCTAAAAGCCTTCTTGTTACTGGGAAATTACGTAAATCATGGAATCAACTTTTCTACAATGAGTAAtatatcttcaatttcCCACGTTGCTAATAATGGTTCTATTAACTGGTCTCTACTTGAAACCAAAGGGTTCTCACTATCATCACTATTAAGATTGGTTGAATTTAAGACAACTATTGATCCTTCATTTACTGCTCTTCATTATATCATAGCCAATTTATCTCTAACAAATCCAAATCTTAATTTAAACCAGTTTCCTTCAGACCTTCATGCAGTTTCAGAAGCATCCAAGATTTCAGTTGAAGCTTTATTCACTTGTATTAATGATATGAGAAAAGAGCTTGCTATTTTGGAAGTAGAGAAGCAAAAATTTACCAATGACAGAGTTGAGAATCTTTTTGAATCATATTCAAGGCGTCTAGATGCTTTTGTTGAAGGATATCATAGAATTGTTGAAAAAGTCGTTGATACTGCATTATATTTTGGTCAGAACTTACCAGAAGGAAACAGAGCATCCATAATTCAACCATTTTTTGAAACcatgaatatttttatcttACAATTTTCATCATGTTGCAAAGAAATCCGAGAAAAGCCATCAAGATTCTCTCCTTTGCTTGTTGATTCTTCTTTGGTTTTCCCAAATGATAAGAGTTTAAGCTCTTCAACCTCAAGTTTAATGTGTGTCCCATCAAAGATGAATTCCACAAGTACTAATTCAACATCATCCACAAATTTGGCTGAAAACTCTCCAAACACATCATTGATCAAAATCCCAGATATCCCCGATTCAAATTCCCTGGAGAAATTAGATAATGATGCCTTAGATAAAAGAGAAATTCAGCCTCAATTAGAGTTAGTTTCAAAGAACTACCAATCTAAAGAACCATTCTCTTCTAACattatgaataataaaaagaaaaaggaaACTGGCGGTCTTATTTTTATCCAATCCtcaagaaataataatgctATAAAACTACCTACTAGGCTTCCACCACCTCCACCACCTCCTATATCCCCGTCGCCTCCTACCTCTAAGGATTAA
- a CDS encoding signal peptide plus possible transmembrane domain paralogs (transcripts identified by EST), whose protein sequence is MKGKVILLCFVIGLLAVLVSGGSLGSVDVALIAGAGVTLFGSLAGTIGENIYLSMTTMKRGTVPQVLSSLFYPLNPEDPNYTNGVPTSTSIDLTGADGETITMTSIMLYFFSLSSMRNFNGQPKDLDSQPLFPWGPLYSYQHPVVTVSQIRSWITRQESKVLNIPLDKVALYDLYPLAVIRKYIEFRGKRKGYSGKNTLSAFQKKYYCPNCEIKPFLRDFFQGRCFSKERCKGIGNPNVVYCEPGWKIHSESTTLPPEEGNNENAVNLERIPSSIEYLGNIYEHIELQKYELSSEALEKLSPNLLLSPEGLFGLSVILYERQLQYLLGNVERSNYKENGIKKWFRDLKQKIFRFLDFGKQTYGGEKKKKPMTRAAWKQYPDSLWKKSPLKTWVHSVEKTRYCTLTNIKYNTRKWNEMDYVIAAVYYYFIRWQGIPQVYGQFVIEKSNLEKLSKATQRLVNSTVVETNIEPSITSTETQGPSEVFITQNTEYESEHLPTTEFDTLKFTAKVESKVPFKERKSLKGITSSNSQEGKLIFDDDEETEESEASGDDRLESKGSRYIAIKESGKSGIQTVGAAD, encoded by the coding sequence ATGAAAGGAAAAGTAATTTTATTGTGCTTTGTAATTGGGCTATTAGCTGTGTTAGTATCTGGTGGATCATTAGGATCAGTGGATGTTGCACTCATTGCTGGAGCAGGTGTGACATTGTTTGGAAGCTTAGCAGGTACTATTGGAGAGAATATTTATCTCTCCATGACAACAATGAAGAGAGGAACTGTACCACAAGTATTATCAAGCTTGTTTTACCCACTTAATCCAGAGGATCCAAACTATACAAATGGAGTGCCAACAAGTACTAGCATAGATTTAACAGGAGCAGATGGAGAGACAATTACAATGACTTCAATCATGctttatttcttctctttGTCTAGTATGAGAAACTTTAATGGACAACCAAAAGATCTGGATAGCCAGCCATTATTTCCTTGGGGTCCACTATATTCATATCAACATCCTGTAGTAACAGTTTCTCAAATAAGATCTTGGATCACAAGACAGGAAAGTAAAGTGCTAAATATTCCATTGGATAAAGTTGCATTATATGATTTATATCCATTGGCtgttattagaaaatatatcGAGTTTAGAGGAAAACGTAAAGGTTATAGTGGAAAAAATACCTTATCAGCTTTTCAGAAGAAGTATTACTGTCCAAATTGTGAAATTAAGCCATTTTTGAGAGACTTCTTTCAAGGAAGATGCTTTTCTAAAGAAAGATGTAAAGGTATTGGAAATCCCAATGTTGTTTACTGTGAACCTGGATGGAAAATACATTCCGAAAGTACGACTTTACCACCAGAGGAAGGCAATAATGAGAATGCTGTAAATCTGGAGAGAATTCCTTCTTCAATTGAGTATCttggaaatatttatgaACATATTGAGTTACAAAAGTATGAGCTTTCATCTGAAGCTCTAGAGAAACTTTCACCCaatttattactttctCCTGAAGGACTTTTTGGTCTCTCAGTAATTCTCTATGAAAGGCAATTACAATATCTTCTTGGTAATGTAGAAAGATCAAATTACAAGGAAAATGGTATTAAGAAATGGTTTAGAGATTTAAAGCAGAAAATCTTCCGTTTTCTAGATTTTGGGAAACAAACATATGGaggagaaaaaaagaagaaaccAATGACTAGAGCAGCATGGAAGCAGTATCCAGACTCACTTTGGAAGAAATCTCCTTTAAAGACTTGGGTTCATTCTGTTGAAAAAACCAGATACTGTACTTTAACAAATATCAAGTATAATACAAGAAAGTGGAACGAAATGGACTATGTTATTGCCGctgtttattattacttcaTTAGATGGCAAGGAATTCCTCAAGTTTATGGCCAATTTGTAATTGAAAAGAGCAATCTAGAAAAGTTATCAAAGGCAACCCAGAGACTAGTGAATTCTACTGTTGTTGAAACAAATATTGAGCCTTCTATTACTTCAACTGAAACACAAGGTCCTAGCGAGGTTTTTATTACTCAAAATACTGAATATGAATCAGAGCATTTACCTACTACTGAATTTGATACTCTAAAATTCACTGCTAAAGTTGAATCAAAAGTACCtttcaaagaaagaaagtCTTTAAAAGGTATTACCTCGAGCAACTCTCAAGAAggtaaattaatttttgatgatgatgaagaaactGAAGAATCTGAAGCATCCGGAGATGATAGGCTAGAAAGTAAAGGTAGTAGGTATATTGCTATTAAAGAAAGTGGTAAGAGTGGTATTCAAACTGTTGGAGCTGCTGATTAA
- a CDS encoding hypothetical protein (with signal peptide, secreted protein, cryptosporidium-specific paralogs), producing the protein MKLQALLILQILFGWFSFSNGFASVTVSTTLGLLGGTAVYYMLTQTDRGTLGQILASKRCPVLENGTDERLLYIDANNWDGETRTTVAGLMYFYSLLVSEFASKAPNSNVEASMLPWGSFKIENNPIKEVEKIRDYLTSIGGGFIRLNITEADSWNIYPIGVARFISENRDKTINVVEESISNTINKASNAVGSSKKDKKKQKEPKEEEEKEKVKEKKKNTIEGGLSDMTSVSHRRAISSRSPVHAKKDSNKVHYEETPWTPSDDTSWGELTAIYDYLERVMENKYVVSKENVTYKNRKIEQLALALILYWRERQYDISSIDPINYDASKFRKSLGVFERSYAAVTDIASLGHGKRNGIRIAPWKMIPDSMWKHSPFQSFERVVYAVYSDEIKKSKYNSLNWNVYDYSIGVVLNTFSRDLGVPVVFGQYQEKVSKFSKLYSFNPLKIKKYSQEDGSFVENKKGSKKESKAIDNTETAEEAVQSNSESDVNKTSIKDDGEKTKESSEQLELEQNDDKKKNKGKKRKLDEKKGEDKGKNKKKKLAKNKKNN; encoded by the coding sequence ATGAAGTTGCAGGccttattaatattacaaattcTATTTGGATGGTTTTCTTTTTCCAATGGTTTTGCCTCGGTTACTGTTTCCACAACATTAGGACTTTTAGGAGGAACAGCTGTATATTACATGCTTACCCAAACAGATAGAGGAACTCTTGGACAAATTTTAGCAAGTAAAAGGTGTCCTGTACTAGAAAATGGAACGGATGAAAGACTATTATATATTGATGCAAATAATTGGGATGGAGAAACAAGAACTACAGTTGCTGGGTTAATGTACTTTTACTCATTGCTTGTTTCAGAGTTTGCATCTAAAGCTCCAAATTCTAATGTTGAAGCTTCAATGCTTCCATGGGGTTCTTtcaaaatagaaaataatccaATTAAAGAAGTTGAGAAAATCAGGGACTATCTAACATCGATAGGCGGAGGGTTTATACGCTTAAACATAACAGAGGCTGATTCTTGGAATATTTATCCAATTGGAGTAGCAAGATTCATTTCAGAAAATAGAGATAAGACTATTAATGTTGTGGAAGAATCCATTTCCAATACAATCAACAAAGCATCAAATGCAGTAGGAAGTTCGAAGAAggataaaaaaaagcaaaaaGAACCAAAGGAAGAGGAGGAGAAGGAGAAAGtgaaagagaaaaaaaaaaataccaTTGAAGGGGGTCTTTCTGATATGACTAGTGTGTCACATCGTAGGGCGATTTCATCAAGATCTCCAGTACATGCAAAAAAAGACAGCAATAAAGTTCATTATGAAGAAACTCCTTGGACTCCATCAGATGACACATCATGGGGGGAGCTTACTGCTATATATGATTACTTGGAGAGAGTAATGGAAAATAAGTATGTAGTctcaaaagaaaatgttACATACAAAAATAGGAAGATAGAACAACTTGCTCTTGCTTTAATACTTTACTGGAGAGAAAGGCAATATGATATTTCATCAATTGATCCAATTAACTATGATGCAAGTAAATTCAGAAAGTCTCTTGGAGTATTTGAGAGATCTTATGCAGCAGTTACTGATATTGCTTCCTTAGGCCATGGAAAACGCAATGGAATTAGAATTGCACCTTGGAAAATGATTCCAGACTCTATGTGGAAACACAGTCCATTCCAATCATTTGAAAGAGTTGTTTATGCAGTATATTctgatgaaattaagaaaagTAAGTATAATTCACTTAATTGGAATGTGTATGACTATTCAATCGGAGTAGTACTTAACACATTTTCAAGAGATCTCGGAGTTCCTGTAGTATTTGGACAATACCAGGAGAAAGTTTCCAAATTTAGCAAATTGTACAGTTTCAACCCTctaaaaatcaaaaagtATTCACAAGAAGACGGATCTTTTGTTGAAAACAAGAAGGGCTCTAAAAAAGAGTCTAAAGCTATAGATAATACAGAAACTGCTGAAGAGGCTGTCCAATCAAATTCTGAATCTGATGTAAACAAGACCAGCATTAAGGACGATGGTGAAAAGACGAAAGAATCATCCGAACAATTAGAATTAGAACAAAATGAtgacaaaaaaaagaacaaaggcaaaaaaagaaagttgGACGAGAAAAAGGGCGAAGACAAAggaaagaataaaaaaaagaaacttgcaaaaaataaaaaaaacaattgA
- a CDS encoding Cyclin dependent kinase regulatory subunit — protein RIFYFIKWIDFDSSFEILRFFLLDLFQISKKAQAIIQSKPTGLLSEQEWRMLGVQQSRGWQHYLVHKPEPHILLFRRPLGTNPQTG, from the exons CGAATATTCTATTTCATTAAGTGGATTGATTTTGATTCGTCTTTCGaaatattaagattttttttacttgatTTGTTCCAGATTTCGAAAAAGGCTCAAGCAATAATCCAATCAAAACCTACTGGACTACTTTCTGAGCAGGAGTGGAGAATGCTTGGAGTACAGCAATCTAGGGGATGGCAACATTACTTGGTACATAA GCCTGAGCCCCACATTTTGTTATTTAGGAGGCCTCTAGGAACTAATCCACAAACAGGT